The following coding sequences are from one Arthrobacter sp. 24S4-2 window:
- a CDS encoding ammonium transporter codes for MELTAGLVWLLVASALVLFMTPGLAFFYGGMTRAKSALNMMMMSFVAIGTVGIMWVLWGASMATSNEDNFFQIFANPFSHFGLHNFTDPADLLKVGYAATFAIITVALISGAVADRAKFSAWVIFTPIWATLVYAPMAFMVWGGGLFSKDGWFGQTFAPVIDFAGGTVVHINAGVAGLILVLIIGNRKGFGKDPNHRPHNIPFVMLGAAILWFGWFGFNAGAAATVEQAGLIWINTLAAPAAAMLGWLAVERFRDGHPTSLGAASGVVAGLVAITPACANVSPIGAIALGVVAGVASALAVGLKFKLGYDDSLDVVGVHLVSGVVGTVAIGFLATPTQGQAGLFYGGGTSQLVAQALAALMSIIFTAVMTAIIAFPIHKTMGFRVSQEQEVVGVDLSLHAETAYEFGVGGHGGSFQPLHELITGKQESVPVSEDSKKTDAATGKESVGA; via the coding sequence GAACATGATGATGATGAGCTTCGTCGCCATTGGAACCGTGGGCATCATGTGGGTCCTGTGGGGCGCCTCCATGGCTACGAGCAACGAAGACAATTTCTTCCAGATCTTCGCAAACCCGTTCAGCCACTTCGGGCTGCACAACTTCACCGACCCCGCGGATCTGCTCAAGGTAGGCTATGCCGCCACCTTCGCCATCATCACCGTAGCCCTGATCTCCGGGGCGGTCGCCGACCGCGCAAAGTTCTCGGCTTGGGTTATCTTCACCCCCATCTGGGCCACACTCGTTTACGCGCCGATGGCCTTCATGGTCTGGGGCGGCGGGCTCTTCTCCAAGGACGGCTGGTTCGGCCAGACGTTCGCTCCGGTGATCGACTTCGCCGGCGGCACCGTGGTTCACATCAACGCCGGCGTGGCTGGCCTGATCCTGGTGCTGATCATTGGCAATCGCAAGGGCTTCGGCAAGGACCCGAACCACCGCCCGCACAACATCCCGTTCGTAATGCTGGGCGCCGCAATCCTCTGGTTCGGCTGGTTCGGCTTCAACGCCGGTGCCGCTGCCACTGTTGAGCAGGCCGGTCTGATCTGGATCAACACCCTCGCTGCCCCGGCGGCCGCAATGCTCGGTTGGCTGGCCGTGGAGCGCTTCCGCGATGGTCACCCGACGTCACTCGGTGCAGCGTCCGGTGTCGTGGCAGGCCTGGTGGCCATCACCCCGGCCTGTGCCAATGTCTCCCCGATCGGTGCCATCGCCCTCGGTGTAGTCGCAGGTGTTGCTTCCGCTCTCGCAGTCGGGCTCAAATTCAAGCTCGGCTACGATGACTCCCTCGACGTCGTCGGCGTCCACCTGGTCTCCGGCGTCGTCGGCACCGTAGCCATCGGCTTCCTCGCAACCCCGACCCAGGGCCAGGCAGGTCTCTTCTACGGCGGAGGAACCAGCCAGCTCGTTGCCCAGGCTCTGGCGGCCCTCATGTCCATCATCTTCACCGCGGTCATGACCGCCATCATCGCCTTCCCGATCCACAAGACCATGGGCTTCCGGGTTTCCCAGGAGCAGGAAGTTGTGGGCGTGGACCTGAGCCTGCACGCAGAAACCGCCTACGAATTCGGAGTCGGCGGCCACGGCGGGAGCTTCCAGCCGCTGCATGAACTGATCACCGGCAAGCAGGAGTCCGTTCCGGTATCCGAAGACAGCAAGAAGACTGACGCAGCAACCGGCAAGGAAAGCGTGGGGGCATGA
- a CDS encoding glucose-6-phosphate dehydrogenase, whose amino-acid sequence MTSQTTVKTLLILGASGDLTGRLLLPGLARLAARGRAEGLTLVGAGSDPWTPDQWVERVETAFADANSQADAAGKRELKRIAGATAYHQLDVTAGGELASLLSGLEAPVAVYFALPPHVSQKACEVLAPEEVPAGTRLVMEKPFGSSEDSARHLNVTLAALVPEDHIHRVDHFLGKATVLNILGLRFANTFLEPAWNRDYIEKVEVIFDEDLALEGRARYYDAAGALRDMIQSHLLQIMALMAIEPPASVDERDLRDAVATLLRASSIKAPYRSSTRRARYVAGSIDGRQVPDYAKEAGVDASRNTETLAEVQVDIDNWRWQGVPFILRSGKAIGAKRKEAVVTFKPVPHLPKGFTGVDSPNQLRIGFGPDTLQFDVDVNGPGNILSLDRTTLNAELSASELLPYGEVLEGVLTGDPLLSVRADTAEDCWRIIEPVLKAWARGSVPLEEYSAGTAGPEGWPA is encoded by the coding sequence GTGACGAGCCAAACAACTGTAAAAACCCTGCTGATCCTCGGCGCTTCGGGCGACCTCACGGGACGGCTGCTGCTGCCGGGTCTCGCACGGCTGGCGGCCAGGGGGCGCGCCGAGGGGCTGACGCTCGTGGGCGCAGGCTCGGATCCCTGGACCCCGGACCAATGGGTGGAACGCGTCGAAACAGCCTTTGCCGATGCGAACTCCCAGGCAGACGCCGCCGGCAAACGCGAGCTGAAGCGGATCGCCGGAGCGACCGCCTATCACCAGCTTGACGTCACCGCGGGCGGGGAGCTTGCCTCGCTGCTGTCCGGCCTTGAGGCGCCGGTGGCCGTGTACTTTGCCCTTCCTCCCCATGTCAGCCAGAAGGCGTGCGAGGTGCTGGCCCCGGAGGAGGTTCCCGCAGGCACCCGGCTGGTGATGGAAAAGCCGTTCGGGTCCAGCGAGGATTCCGCCCGCCACCTCAACGTAACCCTGGCGGCGCTGGTCCCGGAGGACCACATCCACCGCGTGGACCACTTCCTGGGCAAGGCCACGGTACTCAACATCCTGGGCCTGCGCTTCGCGAACACATTTCTGGAACCTGCCTGGAACCGGGACTACATCGAAAAGGTGGAGGTCATCTTTGATGAGGACCTCGCACTGGAGGGGCGCGCACGCTACTACGACGCCGCCGGTGCGCTCCGGGACATGATCCAAAGCCACCTGCTGCAGATCATGGCGCTGATGGCGATTGAGCCGCCGGCCTCCGTTGACGAGCGTGACCTCCGGGACGCTGTGGCCACCCTCCTGCGCGCCAGCAGCATCAAGGCGCCGTACCGGTCCAGCACGCGGCGTGCCCGGTACGTGGCCGGGTCCATCGACGGGCGGCAGGTCCCGGACTACGCCAAAGAAGCCGGCGTGGACGCGTCCAGGAACACGGAGACCCTGGCCGAGGTGCAGGTGGACATCGACAACTGGCGATGGCAGGGCGTCCCGTTCATCCTCCGTTCCGGCAAAGCCATCGGGGCGAAGCGCAAGGAAGCCGTGGTCACCTTCAAGCCGGTCCCGCATCTGCCCAAAGGGTTCACGGGCGTCGATTCGCCCAATCAGCTCCGGATCGGCTTCGGTCCGGACACCCTGCAGTTCGATGTCGACGTGAACGGGCCGGGCAACATTCTCAGCCTCGACCGGACCACGCTCAATGCCGAACTCAGCGCCTCCGAGCTGCTCCCCTACGGTGAAGTCCTCGAGGGTGTCCTCACCGGCGACCCCCTGCTTTCCGTGCGGGCGGACACTGCCGAGGACTGCTGGCGGATCATTGAGCCGGTGCTCAAAGCATGGGCACGCGGCAGTGTTCCGCTGGAGGAATACTCCGCCGGAACGGCGGGCCCCGAAGGCTGGCCCGCCTAG
- a CDS encoding P-II family nitrogen regulator gives MKLITAIVRPEKLESIREGLESYGVQGLTVSAASGYGRQRGYTEVYRGAEYNVDLLPKIRVEVLATDEQADDILDVIIASSNTGRAGDGKVWTVDVFEAVRVRTGERGSAAI, from the coding sequence ATGAAACTGATCACAGCAATCGTCCGGCCGGAGAAGCTCGAATCCATCCGGGAGGGGCTCGAATCCTATGGAGTGCAGGGCCTTACGGTCAGCGCCGCCAGCGGATACGGCAGGCAGCGCGGCTACACCGAGGTGTACCGCGGGGCTGAGTACAACGTGGACCTTCTTCCCAAGATCCGCGTAGAGGTGCTGGCCACGGACGAACAGGCGGACGACATCCTGGATGTCATCATCGCCAGCTCCAACACCGGACGCGCAGGCGACGGCAAGGTCTGGACGGTGGACGTCTTTGAAGCTGTAAGGGTACGCACGGGTGAACGCGGCTCGGCCGCGATCTAG